One Pectobacterium cacticida genomic window, TCATTTTAAGCGCCTGCGGGGAAAATTGTGTTAAATCTATCTCTTTGGCATGATAAAGATTGTAGAAGCCGTTGCCATTTTTAGAAAATAATACGAGCCAGTTCCAGTTGGTTTGCATCACGTCTGGTTCAGTGTTGCCTGCCAATTGCGTTGTTAATTTCGAGAGATAGCCATCCCAACCAGCAGGCTCTGACTTTATCTTAATATCCGGATGCGCTTTTTCAAATGCAGCAATCGCGGCCATCGTTGCCTGATGACGTTGGTTACCGCCCCACCAGGAAAAACGCAATTCTTTGGTTTGTGCTTGTGCGCCAGCGATCCCGGTTATGGCAAAACTCACGGCGAAACATAAAGGCAGGAATTTTATTTTCATAACAACCTCATTATATTTGTAGGGTAGGGCATTCATACGTTATTTTTGCTGAGTGAAACTAGAATTCCACAACTGCTTTTAACAGATTTTTATTATTTACTATTTGTGTTTCATAAATTTCCGCCAATGATGAAAAGTTAAATCGATGACTTAGCATCATTTTCGCGTCTATTTTCCCTTCACGCATCAATCTTGCTACTTTGGCAAAATCCTCATGGGTGGCATTCCGACTGCCTTTCATCGTTGTTTCCTTTTTATGAAAGTCAGGATCGGAAAATGAAAGATTTCCTTTAAATAAGCCGACGAAAATAATGTGCCCGCCATGACGAATAAGATTGACACTGTTGTTCATGGCGAATTCATTGCCAGTGGCATCAATCACTTTATTGGGCAACTCACCCTGAAAGCTGGCACGTAACTGTCGTTCAAACTGCGGATCGGTGGGATCTAGTACTGCAATGCTTAGTCGTTGATGGGCGTGTAATCGGCGCTCTGCTTGCGTATCGGCTAGAACGAGATTCACGCCGTCGGCTATTCCAATGGCGGCGATGCCCAGCCCTATCGGGCCGCCGCCGACCACTAATACGTTATCTTCCGGCTGACATTCAGCGCGACGGATAGCGTGTGCGCTTATGGCGAAAGGCTCAATTAGCGCGGCGGCAGCCGGTGTAATCCCTTCGGCCAATAGAACATTGCTTTCTGGTACAGTGATGTATTCCACCATGCCGCCATCTTGGTGTACACCAATGACTGAGATATTTTCACAGCAGTTTGGTCGATGATCAAAACAGGCGCTACATCGATTGCAAGAAAGATAAGGAATAACGGCAGCCTGTTGGCCAACACTAAAATGAGTAACTTTATTACCGATAGCCACAATGACGCCACAGATTTCATGGCCTAGCACGCGGGGATAATTAAAAAAAGGTTGTTTACCAGCCCATGCATGAATATCGGTACCACAGATACCGATCGTTTTGACTTTTAATAAGACTTCATTTTCCGCTGGTGTCGGCACTGGGCGTTCTTTATATTCAAAGCATGTTGGTTCTCGACAAATAAGGGTTTTCATTATTTATTCTCTATATTTATTTTGTTTGGTGAGTTTATTTTTTACTAAAACATGCAACGATGTTGCGGAATGTTTTCAGTAATGTGATAAATCACACTGACTTTGGTTCTTAATCGGTTTTTAATGAATAAAAAACTGTAGAAGGATTTGTATGAGTCGCCCACCAACCTTGCGTCAACATGTGATCAACCAGTTTATTGATGCGATGAATCAGGGGGCGCTGGTTTCGCCATTGCCCTCGCAGGCGGTATTGGCTGAAGTGTTTAACATTAGCCGTACCACCGTGATGCACACGTTGAACTATCTGGCTGAACGCGGCATCGTGGTAAGAGTAGGCAGTAAATACCATATTGCACGCAAGCCGGAAGGATGTGATGGGTTTGATGTGATTGCCGAAACGCTGGAAGGACAGACGGCACTGTTTGAAGCGCGTTTTTATCATATGATTAACCAACGCCAGATCGTGCCGGGCGATGCCTTTACTGAACTGCAACTCGCGCGTCAGTGTAGGGTAAGGCCAGTGGTTGTGCGCGAGTTTCTGCTGCGTTTCTCACGTTACGATCTGATTGAAAGTCTGCGTCGGGGTTACTGGCGTATGAAGCAGTTCGATCAGGCCTATGCCGAAAAGCTGTTTGAGCTCCGCGAAATGCTGGAAACACACGCGCTAAATGCTTTTATGAATTTACCTGACCATGACCCGCGCTGGATCACCGTGAAAGAGTTATTGGAGCGGCACCGTGAATTGCGCAATCATATTCAGGAGTACTACCGCCTTTTTTCGCCGCTTGATCAGCGCTTACACCAACTAATTATTTCTGCGGCCGATAATCCGTTTTTCGACCAGATGAGCGAGATTATCTCGGTGGTGTTCCATTTCCATTATCAATGGGATGAGCGCGCGCTTAAACAGCGTAATACGCTGGCGGTAGAAGAGCATCTGGCATTGCTAAGCGCAATGCTGTGCCGCAACGACTTACTCGCGATGCGTGAACTGCGCCGACATTTGGATACGGCGAAGCAATCGATGATCGATTCCATGGAACGGAAAGCGTCGCCGACTCACGCGGCGTCCTGACCGTTCTACCGAACTGAGGTAATGGCGTCGGGAAAACGGTCGCAGGTATGGGCCGCAGTTGCGTTGATTCAACATAATTCTCATGCTGGGCAATCTGCATGATGGCGGCAGTTGCCGACG contains:
- a CDS encoding zinc-binding alcohol dehydrogenase family protein yields the protein MKTLICREPTCFEYKERPVPTPAENEVLLKVKTIGICGTDIHAWAGKQPFFNYPRVLGHEICGVIVAIGNKVTHFSVGQQAAVIPYLSCNRCSACFDHRPNCCENISVIGVHQDGGMVEYITVPESNVLLAEGITPAAAALIEPFAISAHAIRRAECQPEDNVLVVGGGPIGLGIAAIGIADGVNLVLADTQAERRLHAHQRLSIAVLDPTDPQFERQLRASFQGELPNKVIDATGNEFAMNNSVNLIRHGGHIIFVGLFKGNLSFSDPDFHKKETTMKGSRNATHEDFAKVARLMREGKIDAKMMLSHRFNFSSLAEIYETQIVNNKNLLKAVVEF
- a CDS encoding GntR family transcriptional regulator, with the protein product MSRPPTLRQHVINQFIDAMNQGALVSPLPSQAVLAEVFNISRTTVMHTLNYLAERGIVVRVGSKYHIARKPEGCDGFDVIAETLEGQTALFEARFYHMINQRQIVPGDAFTELQLARQCRVRPVVVREFLLRFSRYDLIESLRRGYWRMKQFDQAYAEKLFELREMLETHALNAFMNLPDHDPRWITVKELLERHRELRNHIQEYYRLFSPLDQRLHQLIISAADNPFFDQMSEIISVVFHFHYQWDERALKQRNTLAVEEHLALLSAMLCRNDLLAMRELRRHLDTAKQSMIDSMERKASPTHAAS